The window TAGGCCACGAAGGGCAGAGAAGACTAAAGAGCGAGATATTGAATCTCGTACGGACTGTGGGCTCCATATCTCAGCATGCGGCAATTGCTGCAAACATGCTAGATTGTGTTCGAGAATCAACATCTCTCCATCAGCTGACTGCATATTGGCTGTGCTTTGAGTTGATCAAAGCTTCACATGCCGGCTCTGAAGATACAGACGCGCTGCTCGATCTATCTGCATTCACTGACCAGTCAGAAGATGTAAATCAAGTCTTCGACGAGTTATACGACTTCTCCGTTCAAGTACTAGACTCGCACACGGAGATGGCGCAGGTTGACTGGCGTTTGGAAGCCATTGCTCTCGAGATTATGGCATACGCTGCCCAGAGATCGGGTGAGAAGTTTAGACCAGAGCTCATCGATGTGCTATTCCCTGTTGCCACATTCCTAGGCTCGGATAACGGCAACCTGCAGCAACATGCCATTGCAACGCTAAACAGCATAGCACTGTCTTGTCAATATTCCAACGTCTCAGAATTGATCATTGACAACGTCGACTACATGGTCAACTCGGTCTCGCTGCGGCTGAATACGCTGGATATCTCCCCGGCATCCACACAGGTCCTGCGAATGATGGTACGGCTGGCTGGGCCTGGTCTGGTGCCGTTTTTggatgatgtcgtcgagTCAATGTTTGCTGCTCTAGAAAACTACCACGGATACACATCTTTCGTAGAGAGCCTTTTCTCCGTCTTGAAGGAGATTGTGGACCAGGCAACCCACGCAGACGGCCGGCTCTTGACTGACGCCGAGCGGTCATCCACTAACCACAAGAAACAGGCACAAGCGATCGAAAGCTTAGATATGCTTCTGGAAATCCTCGATAGGCGCAAACAGAGAGAAGAACGTGATAAGGCCGAGATGGAAAACACAGAGGCCAAGAGCGGACACCCTGGAGTTCCGTGGACGAGCGACTTGGCCCAGGGACAAGACgaccaagaacaagaagagccCCCCAGAGAGCAGGAAAGACCACCAAATTCGCCAACGTACCAGCTTGTTCAACGTGTAGCAACGCTCACGCAGCACTACTTGACTTCTCCGACCCCGACGCTGCGAAGGTCCCTCCTGGAACTCGTCACTGCGGCATCGTCCGTCCTCGCCGCGGACGAAGATTCCTTTTTGCCCCTCGTCAACGCCATCTGGCCCGTGATCATCACCAGGCTTCGCGACCCGGAGAcctttgtcgtcgtcgaggctTGCGAAACGCTCTCTGGGCTGTGCAAGGCGGCGGGCGATTTTCTGAGCACTCGCTGGAAAACAGAATGGTGGGATGGACTAGGCGATTGGTGTCGCAAAGCCAAGCAGAATGCGTCCAGGGACAAGGGGCGTTCTAATATCTCTTCAAGGGGTCCTCTCTCGCAGGCCGGATCAGGGAAGGATATTGTGATTCCTATACGGTCCGGCGATGGCTTTCAAGTCACGCCAAGGGCCatcggaggaggagcagaacAGGCTTTGAGTGGTGGACTCGGCCAGCATGCGTCTCCAGTTCGGATCTGGGAGGCAGTGGTGAAGCTACTCACAGCCATCATATCGTACGTGCGCGTAGAAGACGACATGTTTGATGAGATCTTGGACCTCCTAGCGGATGTCATGGAGAAGAACCAGGAAGTAAGGGAAGCTTTGGAGGTTATCAACGCCGACGCCGTCTGGGCTGTGAGATATGAGCGTGGTCTTGTCGAATGGACTCCCGCCCCGGTATTGGAGGGCGTAGTATTCCCTGAGATGGAAAGGATATCTTGAAGAATGAATATACTAAGAGACATAATTGGTTTGCGCTTCACAATCTATTCTTCAACATGATTCATTGACTCATTTACTCTGCACAACTATGTTACATGTATCAAGTCTATTCGATTTCTTGTCCCTGCTTGCTCGCTCTAAAACTTCGTACTTCTACAGAAAAAACATCCCTAAAAACTTATATCTTCGACGCCACATCCATGTATCCATCCACAACAGCCTGCATCAGCTGGTGCGCAATAGCCTGCGACGGCGGCACGTACAACGGCCCAACATATCCCTCCGGCGCAGGATCTCCCAGCGCACTGGTCCCCTTCTTAAGCGCCTCACGAACCTCCTCAAACGTGAACCAACTAGCgctctcaagctccttgtccagcaagCTAATCTCCTCTCCGTCCGGCAGCGCCTGCGCAATAGCGCCAATCATGAGACTCGACGGATACGGCCAAGGCTGACTAGACTGAATCGTGACCCTTCCAACCCGAACACCAGCCTCCTCCCAGACCTCGCGACGCACGGAATCCTCGATAGACTCGCCGGGCTCGATGAAGCCGGCCAAGGTGCTGTGCCACTTGGGCGGCCAGCGGCTCTGGCGACCGAGCAGCATGCGCTTGCCGTCGGAAGAAATGACAGCGACGATCATGGTCGGATCGGTGCGCGGGAAGCACACGTTGGAGATGCCGTGGCGCGTGGGACAGTCGGCGCGGGCCGTGGCCTCGGAGCCGCCGGCGTAATCTGTGGGCGGGCAGACTCGCTTGTAGCCGGACTCGACGGAGAGGTTGAGATTGCCGCAGCCGGCGCAGAAGCGGTTGCGAACATTCCAGTCGATGAGAGAGCGGGCCTGGGCGAGGATGGCGGCTGATTCATGAGATTAGTTGTTAGGACTATATCTTTTGAGTGGGAAGTTGGGGGAATGAGGGGTGAGAGGTGAGGGGGTGAGAATGAGAAGTGAGCATGAGACATGAATATGAGATTCAACAAAGTCAAAAATGAGTATCCCAACTCACCTTCTTCAGGATCCAGCGTCATGGTTCGCACATTCGTCTGGATCGAATACCCCTTCGCCTCAGCATCCTTCACAAACGCCTCGGCAACCTCCGCAGTGCTCCCCGCCGGCGTCACATCCAACGCAAAGTACGGCTGCCCATTGACAACCCCATGCTTGCTCGTCTCAAAATCCACTCCCTGCGGCGTATCCGGCAATAACCCCAAGAAAAGCAGCGTCGGGCTCGGCTTCGTCGAGTCAaacgccgtcttcttctcctcgtccgACTTCCCAAAGGGATCCGCCCCAATCAGCGGCTTCACATCGTTGAGTCCGAAAAACGCCAGTCGCCGCGCATTCTCAATCAGCGGGTTCAGGTCGCGCAGTGCCACAAATCGTGCCGCGGGTGTTGTGGCCGCCGCACGGATGAACTTGATGTCGTTGCGCAGGAATGAGAAGCGGTTCAGCAGCCCGCCGCCATAGTAGTTGATCGTCTCCTTGCCGAATCTGCGCGACAGCATGGAGTCGTCGTTGGCCAGTGAGGGCGGGCCGGGCTTGAAGACTTGTGACATTTGGTAACGAGGCCTGGGTAACCGGCAGGGCGGATGTTCTTACTATTTGAtcaaggaggaaaagaggaagaatgAGAAAAGCGGTTTAGATGGCctcgagagaaaaaaaaattatggAGAGTAGTTGTGGTGGTTTTGCTATACGCCTTTCGTGGTTGCGATTTATAATGACGTTTTCCCCTAGCTTattccctttcccttgatATCCGGCTATCGTGCGTATTTGCCGCTTCTAGCGTCCAGATAAGCGTCGTTACGGTCGTCTTTCTGTCGAGCTTTGGCAATTCCATCCGGGCTGATTAATATACATATATGGAATCTACCAGAGTGAGGGGTTCCAGCGTTACCGCCATTACTCATCACGAAGCAGACCGAAACCCTCCTCTTGAGATGGCGTAGCTTCGGGATTCGGAGTGTTTGGATATTTATTCAAGCCCAAAAGCTGGGGTACCGTGGAGTGGACTGCGATGCTTTTGGTCTTTCAGTATGCTGACATCTGCAACGCCACTGCAAGCTAGGatctggggaagagagaaattgTCCAGATTGCATAACTGCGGCGAAAGGATGCATCGCTATTGGCTGGGGTTTGCCGCAGGATGCCGCAGTCTCGGTCTCGGAGTGCAGCTTTAGGATTCGATGCTAGGATCATTGGACTTTGAGGTGTGGTGGGTAGAAGACCCTTGACTCTTTTTATCCAACGTCCCGGTGGGCATTGGATCGATCGGTTCATATTTGACTCGTTAGCGGTTGTACAGGCATGAGGCGGGATTGAGACGACTGATGTGGGCTGTGACCAGATTGGCGTGAACCCGCACGCATCTTCTAGTCCCTGTTTGTTAATATCTCGATCAGATTTCACTCAAAACACTTGACAGGCATGACACATGTGCATAAGGTTGATTGAGATGAATCGAGTAGGTGTAATGGTACTAGCAAGTACCTGCCAGAGCAAATCCCTTTTCGTAAGTGGCCTAGGTACGTGCCGGAAGATAACTATCAAGGTCCAAAACTGCCCATGTTTCTAGCCAGGTTTCATTTACCAAACTGCACCATCCTTCGTAAACGggcttgagctgcttgaagcGTTAGCTTCTACAATGAATTGGTGACAATTCATGACAACTATACCCGCTGATTAGATATAGGCGTGTCTCAAACATATCCCGGACGATATCCTGATGGAAGTCAGTATGAGCTGCTCAGATTCGAGACTGCTTGTTCTCATGGACTTGACTAACCTACGTTGAGGCGTAGCGACTGGGAGAAGTGGCAAGCAAACGGGTTATAATGTATCTTTTTCTCCAGTCTCAGTTGTTTGGCCAATCCCATGCTCCTCAGAAATGTACTCAcaactcttcatcttcatcattcgTCCGAGGGCAAATTTTATTCGTCTCACTCGTTCCTTCTAGTTGGGCATTCGTACGGCGTAGAACCAGCCCTCGTCGGTGACGTACCATCGACAGTCACCTAGGTGGTCAATAGTAAACCGGTTGCGCTGGGTCCAATTACCGTCAACTTCGCGAACATAGTAGAAACGAGATGGGTCATCGTCCGATGGCTTGAACTCCTGAGGCTCGAACAACTTGTTCGCGTGCGCAAACTGAAGTTGCCGCACGGTTTCCTCTGCAGGGGTTCTCCCAAGACCAGACACATCGGGGATTTGGCCACCATTACCTGCTATGACGGGCATGCCGCCGACGCCAGGCACGCCCATCGCGGGAACAGTGTGCAGTTGCTGAACGGGGAtcgcagctggagctggttgTCCGCCGATCATGACAGGCTGTTGGCCGACGAAGGGCTGTGGGACGACGGCAGGCTGCTGAGCAACAACGTAGCTTGGGTGCGCGACTGGGACGCCGGCAACAGttggctgctggaggcgATAGTTAGCATGTGTGTGTTTAAAGGATGAAAAGCAAACGAAACGAGGAAGAcatgagatgaaagaaaaaagagctgTGTGCCAGATAAAATAGGGTAGGTAAAGGAGAAAAGCCCCGAGATAACGAGGCAACTCATGGAGGCAGCCGAAATGGAGAGCAAACAGGCCTCTCAGCGTTATGGAGGCATAACACATGCGAAAGAggaacaaggagaaaaaCACCAGTCGAGAGAGAAGCGCTGCGGGTCAACTTGCATAGTAAGTGTAGCCGTTGTAGTAGAATGTCTTTGGCATCACAACGGAGCACGAGGCAGGGGCGGAAACAAACTGTACCGAAGGGAGACCGActtgaacagcagcaggcatGTAGCTCCCGTCAAAGCGAGGCACATAGACGTGCGGCATCGGGCCAAACGTCGTATCAGGCACGGGAGGCTGGAAGTTGATGCCAGCAGGCATCGGGGCTGCGTTTTGGTAgtcggccatggcgatgTTCAGGGGCTGCGGATGTCCGATGTAGGTGATTGCAGGAGGaagctgctgatgctgctgcggaagaggagagaatgTCCCGTTGAAGAGCTGCGGCTGTGGGCGTAGGAAGTGAGCGGGTTGGTGCTGGCCAGGTGCAAAAGCTGCAAACGGCTGGCCGGGCAACTTGACGCTCTGAGTCGGATCGACGGCCGTGTGCCACTGGCCAGCTCCCAGAGTGCTGAGAGGCGGTGCGGCGAGCTGAGGGAAGTTCTCgggctggatgctggtgGTTTCGTCGGTCGAGGCCGAGGTCGGAGTGGTGGAAGTGGTtgggatggaagagaagggaggggAAGTAGAGGTGGAagttggtgttttggtgttGCCTGGACTCTGGAAGTGCACCTGGCGAGGGGGCTCGCTTCCAGTCTTCAGCCGTCGGGGGGTCTTGGGAGACTTGAGATCCGGTGCAGCTTCGGGCATTTTCAGGGGATGCACAGCAAGCGCAGGAAAGAGGgattgaaggagaaaaaagaagaaaaaaggtacgaagaggaagagaggtGCGTTTGTTGCTGCGGAAAGGAAGTGGGCAGAGAGTgaaagaagctggagctgagctGGCGTTGCTGGCCAATTCACTTTCACCATCTGAAGACAGCTGCGCGTTTGTCTTTTATTCGATCCACACATCGAATAAATTTCACGGCTGCGTCCAACTAGTTGTTCAAGCTCTTTGCCTCTGGGGAAGAGCTGCACATCCATGAGAGatatggaagaaaaaggggggacTAGCACAGGCTTTTGGCTCGAGAAATGAAGCACAATGCAACAAAACAATATTCAGTAGCAAACAATAGAAACAAAGACGAGATAAAATAAGACAAAATGTAAAAAATACACTCACATATCGTTGTAGAGACCACGCCTGCCCGTCATGCACCCATACATGCTGCTCTGGCATTGAGTCCAACGGATCTTCATACTCTGTCCACGTCCAGGGAAAGCAAGGCAGACACATGTCGATTCAGGTAGTCGAGCTAACAAATAGTTTCAATGATTTAGGTTGAAAGCTcgagaggagaagaacgaAGAGTAGTATTTTAGGCGTTTTGTAGTGGTTGTTGTACAGGGTGAGGATTGAGCGGCGAAGTAGAGTGAAGAGGTTGACAATGCAACAGCATTGACCCTTTACACCGAAGCCAATCTCACTTGCTTGTTTGCCCATTGATTTGCACCAGCAACAATAGGTTAATAGCCAGTAGTTTCAAGCTCTgtttcttccatctcgacTCCCCCTCGCCGTTCCCTCACTCCATGGCCACTTTCTATAGAGACTGTTTTAGGCGACTCGATTTCCAACAACTGAATCCCCCACCTCTACCTAACATAGACATCACGAATCACTTAGCTGCATGTAAACACCTTTTCTTGGCATAAATTTGTTCAAATTCCACCATCATACACCCCTGTCCAGACACACTCGTTTTGAATCCAAACTTTGAAATTCATGACCAGACGCCCCCAGCCTATAACGTCTAAATGCTTCGCTGACCGGTTACCCGATATAATGTACAGTTCACTTTGGGGAGGAGAGATCATCTATCACCACCATACAgatgtgttttttttcttcttctttcagtcCAAACTCCCACGGCACATCTGGCACTtggctggaggaggcgctCCCTGAATATTTTTGTTTCTGTAATTCCCATGCCTCCTCTAGCCAAGTGTCTTTCCTATCTTCAAAAAGCCATTTTCGGGCCACCCATATGTGGTTGATTAATAGTGGTTCGTGTGTCGTCAGAAgagtctttcttcttcatatgTTATTCGTTACAGGTTGTTTTGGTTTGCTATATTATTACAAGGTGGCGTGCTCGGTATGGGCATGGACCTCTGGGACGGAGAAGAATGATCGTCGTACAATCTGTCCAGTATGCTACATTAgccttgtcatcttcttcatgcagTTATCATGCAGGGTCGACTTACCGCCCAGGCGCCGGCTGCGGAGGCCACCAGACCGCCGGAAATCATCATTGGCCTAACACCATTGGTGCTCTTGAAGACCATGCCGCTGAgtgcaccagcagcaattgTGTTGAAGGCGTCATGCTCACCACGCAGGTAGCCAATCAGCGAGTTGATGCAGTTGTATGTGATGGCGACAACTCCCGCATTGTTGCCCAAGAATGGGCCCCGCCTCGTCATGGCATTGAGGACGGCATTGAGCCGCAGCTTAGGGGGTTGACCGGATGATTTCCGCAGGCCCTCTTGGAATCCCCATGCGCCTCCTATGGACAGCGCCGTCAGGTATGTGATACCGGTGCCGTAGCAGAGGTCGTCGGTGAATCCTCGAGACGGCAGGACGGATTGGCCGCCCGGCAGGTCGGACAGCGTTGAGTCTTCGAGTGTGAGGTATTCCAGAGTGTCTCTGTTCAGTCCAGCCAAGGGATGCAATTGTGAAGGATCCGCAAAGGCCGAGCTCTGCAGAAAAGACTCGACGCCCGCGCCCTGGGTCGGGTCATAGAGGTTGGTGGTAGGAGGGGCAGCATCGGGGAAGGTCTGggtttgctgctgctgctgcggctggtgGGCGGGCTTGTTGCCTCCGGTAAACGCATTCCATAGAGAAGACATGTTGGGCGTCTGATTGTGAGTTGAGGAGGGCGAAAACAAGCGCTGCGGGTGTCGATGACAGAAGGGAACTGATCTCACAGAAACCTGTCGCAGCCGGAAGATCCTGTTGGCGCCTCCGACTTTCAAAAAATTTCGGGAACAAGCGCAAAGTGGTCCGTGCGCGGCTCTTCGAATTCGGAGAGTGCGGTCACGTGGTGCAAATATTAGATGCGCagaagcttgaagaagaattgGATAGCAAATTTTTGGTATGGAGGCGCTTTTAAACGCTCAGCTTTCGGCTAGATAAGGCGTTGTACATACGTCCATATTCACTCAAAGAGACGTCGACAAGAAGCCGAAACAGTTCAAGTCTGAATGTAATGGCCTATCGTAGGTTTACGGCTCAATGGGACATAGGAACACTCTGCCGTCTGTAGCATGTTTCCGCTGCTCGTACTgccgaagaaaaaaattcgACATGTACAGCATAGGTCACAAAATAGAGGCTGAGATTCTACATCTCTCTTGACATGACAGTCCAAGAAGAGATATTTCAATTTCTACGCGCAATCCAACCCTAGGCCTTTCAACCCACACCACCTgtcaagcaaaaaaaaaaaaaaagactataaaaaagcaaagataTGTCGAGAGACACCCACAGTCACAGCCCTCTAGAGGCGTCGACTCGCGGCTGATAGGAAAAGTGTATCACATTCAATTTTGGAGGCCGGGAACGGAAGGAAACCCACAGAGAATCAGGTTAACCCTCAGCAAGCCGCTATGCGGAGCCGCCGTTGTGAATTATTAGAACATTTGACGATGTAAGAATAACCCAACTGATgatggaaaaaggaaaaaaagaaaattcgCAAAGTCTGGCAGCGAAGTTCGAGTTTTATTCTTGCTCGGGAGTGGATCTATGCGCTAGTCTGTACTTGGTTAAGCAAATGCTTGGATTGAGCTTTTGAGGAGCGGAAATTCAATTTGCCGAGACTGCTGGGTACGTCgctataaaaaaaagagagcggGATGCACcaggaagagagaatagCAATTGGGTTCCATGTGTAAAGATCACTTCAGTAGTCATTATACAAGTGTTTTTATTCGTTATGATTATAGTCGTGAGTATACAGCAACTCGATATTTAAAACATTATGCAGCCATCCCGAAATGCACAAATACCCACCCATTTTGTTGTCCTGTTTAACCGTTTGATCACCATGTCGCCATGGCACAAGCTTCGCCAAGTGTCATCAATCTGTACCGTACCCAGATAATTTTCTAAAAATAGGaaaggaaatggaagcaaaaggaagaaggaaagatCAGCTGAAAAAATGAGATAAGAAATGCCAGGACCAAAAGTTACTCCAGATATTCTGAGTAAAATGCGGTGACcaagatataaaaaaaaaaaaaaaaaaaaaatagggtgaaaaaaataaaaggaataaaagaaatgaaaaagatgagaagaatgaagaggaaaacaAGAAGTTGTCGTATCAAGTACCAAAGTTCAAGGCGGCCGTCTCAGCCTCGATCAAGCAATGGTCTGTTATCATAAGACTCGTCAATGGCGCTGGTGTCGTCTTCGGGGCggacttcttcttcgtcgctttcttcttccgtccTGTACATAAAGTACTGggcaaaaacaccaaaatcCATCAAAAGGGTAATGGCGCTGCCGGCCAACCAGCTAAGATTGACCAGGATGTATTTGCCATAGAGTCGTCTTGCTTCGTCTGGCTCGCATGCCTCT of the Trichoderma breve strain T069 chromosome 4, whole genome shotgun sequence genome contains:
- a CDS encoding NUDIX domain-containing protein codes for the protein MSQVFKPGPPSLANDDSMLSRRFGKETINYYGGGLLNRFSFLRNDIKFIRAAATTPAARFVALRDLNPLIENARRLAFFGLNDVKPLIGADPFGKSDEEKKTAFDSTKPSPTLLFLGLLPDTPQGVDFETSKHGVVNGQPYFALDVTPAGSTAEVAEAFVKDAEAKGYSIQTNVRTMTLDPEEAAILAQARSLIDWNVRNRFCAGCGNLNLSVESGYKRVCPPTDYAGGSEATARADCPTRHGISNVCFPRTDPTMIVAVISSDGKRMLLGRQSRWPPKWHSTLAGFIEPGESIEDSVRREVWEEAGVRVGRVTIQSSQPWPYPSSLMIGAIAQALPDGEEISLLDKELESASWFTFEEVREALKKGTSALGDPAPEGYVGPLYVPPSQAIAHQLMQAVVDGYMDVASKI
- a CDS encoding tim17/Tim22/Tim23/Pmp24 family domain-containing protein; translated protein: MSSLWNAFTGGNKPAHQPQQQQQTQTFPDAAPPTTNLYDPTQGAGVESFLQSSAFADPSQLHPLAGLNRDTLEYLTLEDSTLSDLPGGQSVLPSRGFTDDLCYGTGITYLTALSIGGAWGFQEGLRKSSGQPPKLRLNAVLNAMTRRGPFLGNNAGVVAITYNCINSLIGYLRGEHDAFNTIAAGALSGMVFKSTNGVRPMMISGGLVASAAGAWAIVRRSFFSVPEVHAHTEHATL